A stretch of the Acidimicrobiales bacterium genome encodes the following:
- a CDS encoding cytidine deaminase — MATDVDWGSLRQVARSAASRAYVPYSRLSVGCAALVDDGRVVAGCNVENASYGLTLCAECGLVSALHAGGGGRLVAFTCVDGTGQFLTPCGRCRQLLHEHGGPQLLVDGPDGPTTLSVLLPGAFGPEDLPAK; from the coding sequence GTGGCCACCGACGTCGACTGGGGCTCGCTCCGCCAGGTGGCCCGCTCGGCCGCCAGCCGGGCCTACGTCCCCTACTCCCGCCTGTCGGTCGGCTGCGCCGCGCTGGTCGACGACGGCCGCGTGGTGGCCGGCTGCAACGTCGAGAACGCGTCCTACGGGCTGACCCTGTGCGCGGAGTGCGGGCTGGTGTCGGCGCTGCACGCGGGGGGCGGCGGCCGGCTGGTGGCGTTCACGTGCGTGGACGGCACCGGCCAGTTCCTCACCCCGTGCGGGCGCTGCCGCCAGCTGCTCCACGAGCACGGCGGTCCGCAGCTGCTGGTCGACGGCCCGGACGGCCCGACCACGCTCTCGGTCCTCCTGCCCGGCGCCTTCGGCCCCGAGGACCTGCCGGCCAAGTGA
- a CDS encoding ABC transporter permease — translation MTTATTAPAKGADRRPTKDAPTTPKRMSQRRRVTIGVLLVALGGAMIVLFGAGSGAGQESTFGLNPRDPAISIPDLTVPSRATGYVLGLVCAAIGGVQLARGFGRRAYLVLGVVIVLFVFAFLAWAARGTSFSLLGMLESTVLRATPLTLGAMSGVLCERAGVINIAIEGMMLTAAFTGALVGSAADNLYVGLAGGILIGALLGLVLGLLSIRYRVDQIVGGTVLNIFALGITSYLSARVLTEYQELNNPGVFGGISIPLLSDVPILGPLFFSANIFVYLMLALVAVITFALYRTRWGLRVRAVGEHPRAADTVGIDVLRTRYRSVVMGGAVAGLAGSFFTLGSVGRFDENMTAGRGFIALAALIFGRWHPAGALAAALVFGFAESLQTKLAILDTPIPSEFLLMAPYLVTILVVAGLVGRARPPAADGIPYEKG, via the coding sequence ATGACCACCGCCACCACCGCACCGGCCAAGGGCGCCGACCGCCGCCCGACCAAGGACGCCCCGACCACGCCGAAGCGCATGAGCCAGCGCCGGCGGGTGACGATCGGCGTGCTCCTCGTCGCCCTCGGCGGGGCGATGATCGTGCTGTTCGGCGCCGGCTCGGGGGCCGGGCAGGAGTCGACGTTCGGCCTGAACCCGCGTGACCCCGCCATCTCCATCCCCGACCTCACCGTGCCGAGCCGGGCCACCGGCTACGTGCTCGGGCTCGTGTGCGCGGCGATCGGCGGCGTGCAGCTGGCGAGGGGGTTCGGCCGCCGGGCCTACCTCGTGCTCGGCGTCGTCATCGTGCTGTTCGTGTTCGCGTTCCTCGCCTGGGCGGCCAGGGGCACGTCGTTCAGCCTCCTCGGCATGCTCGAGAGCACCGTGCTGCGGGCCACGCCGCTCACGCTCGGGGCGATGTCGGGCGTGCTGTGCGAGCGGGCCGGCGTGATCAACATCGCCATCGAGGGGATGATGCTGACCGCCGCCTTCACCGGCGCGCTGGTCGGCAGCGCGGCCGACAACCTGTACGTGGGCCTGGCCGGCGGGATCCTGATCGGCGCGCTGCTCGGGCTGGTGCTCGGCCTGCTGTCGATCCGCTACCGGGTCGACCAGATCGTCGGCGGCACCGTCCTCAACATCTTCGCCCTCGGCATCACGAGCTACCTGTCGGCGCGCGTGCTGACGGAGTACCAGGAGCTGAACAACCCGGGGGTGTTCGGCGGGATCAGCATCCCGCTGCTGTCGGACGTGCCCATCCTCGGGCCGCTGTTCTTCAGCGCCAACATCTTCGTGTACCTGATGCTGGCCCTCGTCGCCGTCATCACGTTCGCCCTGTACCGGACCCGCTGGGGGCTGCGGGTGCGGGCCGTCGGCGAGCACCCGCGGGCGGCCGACACGGTCGGCATCGACGTGCTGCGCACCCGCTACCGCAGCGTGGTCATGGGCGGCGCGGTGGCGGGGCTGGCCGGCTCGTTCTTCACGCTCGGCTCGGTCGGGCGCTTCGACGAGAACATGACCGCCGGCCGCGGGTTCATCGCCCTCGCCGCGCTGATCTTCGGCCGCTGGCACCCGGCCGGCGCGCTCGCCGCCGCCCTCGTGTTCGGCTTCGCCGAGTCGCTCCAGACCAAGCTCGCCATCCTCGACACGCCCATCCCGTCGGAGTTCCTGCTGATGGCGCCGTACCTGGTGACGATCCTCGTCGTCGCCGGCCTCGTCGGCCGGGCCCGGCCGCCCGCCGCCGACGGCATCCCCTACGAGAAGGGCTGA